A DNA window from Paenibacillus andongensis contains the following coding sequences:
- a CDS encoding cupredoxin domain-containing protein: MKKLLVLLMGIVLVIAIAACGNNDTKSAQSTTSPAATTQAAGQQVVLKASNFKFDQTEYRVKKGEPVTITLDNAQGVHGASIKEFKINLDNSNKTVTFTPDKAGSFPINCSIMCGSGHANMKTTLVVE; encoded by the coding sequence ATGAAGAAATTACTCGTTCTTTTAATGGGAATAGTCCTAGTCATTGCGATAGCCGCTTGTGGAAACAACGATACGAAATCAGCACAATCAACTACATCTCCCGCCGCCACAACACAAGCTGCCGGACAGCAAGTTGTATTGAAAGCTTCTAACTTCAAATTTGACCAAACCGAATATCGCGTCAAAAAAGGTGAGCCCGTTACTATTACACTTGATAATGCTCAAGGCGTTCATGGTGCATCCATTAAAGAATTCAAAATAAATCTCGATAACAGCAACAAAACAGTTACCTTTACGCCAGATAAAGCAGGTTCTTTCCCAATTAACTGTTCCATCATGTGTGGCAGTGGTCACGCTAATATGAAAACAACATTGGTTGTTGAATAG
- a CDS encoding phage holin family protein has translation MHLLGHLVRFIVSALVLMFVSWLVPGFKVGGFWSAFFLALVIAVAAWIIEGIFGKQITPFGRGIVGFLVSALVIWAAQFVVSNVSTSIIGAVLAALVIGIIDLFIPVKTPFEQGISGREDRR, from the coding sequence ATGCATCTTCTCGGACATCTGGTAAGGTTTATTGTTTCTGCTTTGGTTTTAATGTTTGTCAGCTGGTTAGTTCCAGGGTTTAAAGTCGGCGGTTTCTGGAGCGCGTTTTTTCTAGCTTTGGTCATTGCTGTTGCTGCTTGGATCATTGAAGGGATCTTCGGCAAACAAATCACTCCCTTTGGCAGGGGTATCGTAGGCTTTCTGGTGAGCGCGCTTGTCATTTGGGCCGCCCAGTTTGTCGTGAGTAACGTATCTACGAGTATAATAGGTGCCGTTTTAGCTGCTTTAGTCATCGGAATCATCGACCTATTCATTCCTGTGAAAACTCCCTTCGAACAAGGGATCTCAGGAAGAGAAGATCGTCGATAA